The Astyanax mexicanus isolate ESR-SI-001 chromosome 14, AstMex3_surface, whole genome shotgun sequence genome window below encodes:
- the LOC103027650 gene encoding protein disulfide-isomerase A6 produces the protein MELLQGVLVSALVITVHGFYTASDDVIELNPSNFNKQVLQSDSLWLIEFYAPWCGHCQRLTPDWKKAATALKGIVKIGAVDADQHKSLGSQYGIRGFPTIKVFGANKNKPDDYQGGRTSEAIVEGAMTALRSLVKDRLSGRTGGSGQSKQSGGGSGAGDKKDVVELTDDNFDRLVLNGDEVWMVEFFAPWCGHCKRLEPEWTAAATAVKDQTKGKVKLGAVDATVHQGLASRYGIRGFPTIKIFSKGEEPEDYEGGRTRADIVARAMDLFSANAPPPELHEIIDQDIFKSTCDDSQLCIVAVLPHILDTGASGRNSYLDVMRKMAEKYKKKMWGWLWAEAGAQMDLESSLGIGGFGYPAMAAINARKMKYSLLKGSFSETGIHEFLRDLSVGRGSTASIGGGALPKISTVEAWNGKDGQLPVEEDIDLSDVDLDDLGKDEL, from the exons ATGGAGCTTTTACAGG GTGTTCTGGTTTCAGCCCTCGTAATAACAGTGCATGGATTCTACACAGCCAGTGATGATGTAATAGAGCTCAATCCCTCCAACTTCAACAAGCAGGTTCTGCAGAGTGACAGTCTGTGGCTTATTGAGTTCTATGCACCATG GTGTGGTCACTGCCAGCGACTTACCCCTGACTGGAAGAAAGCTGCCACTGCCCTGAAG GGCATTGTGAAGATTGGAGCAGTAGATGCTGACCAGCACAAGTCTCTAGGAAGTCAGTATGGCATCAGAGGATTCCCTACCATAAAAGTCTTTGGTGCTAATAAAAATAAACCTGATGATTACCAAG GTGGTCGTACTAGTGAGGCTATAGTTGAAGGAGCCATGACAGCGCTGCGCTCTCTGGTGAAGGACAGGCTCAGTGGACGTACTGGAGGATCTGGCCAGAGCAAACAG AGTGGTGGAGGCAGTGGAGCAGGAGATAAGAAGGATGTAGTGGAGCTGACTGATGATAACTTTGACAGACTGGTGCTGAATGGAGACGAGGTGTGGATGGTGGAGTTCTTTGCTCCTTGGTGTGGACACTGTAAAAG ACTGGAGCCAGAGTGGactgcagcagcaacagcagttaAAGACCAGACCAAGGGCAAAGTGAAACTTGGTGCTGTGGATGCTACTGTGCACCAGGGCCTGGCCAGTCGTTATGGG ATCCGTGGTTTTCCCACCATTAAAATCTTCAGTAAAGGAGAAGAGCCAGAAGATTATGAAGGAGGAAGAACACGGGCCGATATCGTGGCTCGAGCCATGGACCTGTTCTCTGCGAATGCTCCTCCTCCTGAGCTGCATGAG ATTATTGACCAGGATATTTTCAAGAGCACCTGTGATGACAGCCAGCTGTGTATTGTAGCAGTGCTTCCTCACATCCTCGACACAG GTGCATCAGGTAGAAACAGCTATTTGGATGTGATGAGGAAGATGGCTGAGAAATATAAGAAGAAGATGTGGGG TTGGCTGTGGGCTGAGGCAGGTGCTCAGATGGACCTGGAATCATCTCTAGGCATCGGTGGTTTTGGTTACCCAGCCATGGCTGCCATCAACGCTCGAAAAATGAAGTATTCTCTGCTGAAGGGCTCTTTCAGTGAGACGGGCATCCACGAGTTTCTCAG GGATCTGTCAGTTGGCCGTGGGTCCACTGCTTCAATTGGTGGTGGAGCACTACCAAAAATCAGCACTGTAGAAGCTTGGAATGGCAAAGATGGCCAG CTTCCAGTTGAAGAAGATATTGACCTCAGTGATGTAGACCTGGATGATTTAGGAAAGGATGAGCTGTGA
- the atp6v1c2 gene encoding V-type proton ATPase subunit C 1-B → MGYITEWRLYCELLKHKEQRGRSGEVGEDVMSEFWLISVPLDIASSQSLEKFKRAAAKAGLGSSFRFHMPELKVGTLDVLLGVADDLSRLDTHAEGVMQKTSQCMAEVMEHFNDKLLENALANGVELATYLTKFQWDRAKYPTALSVKSLTEIISKQVSQVEMELKSRSAAYSSVKASLQGFEQRTEGSLQTRTLAGIVKKEDLVLNSEYLTTLLVVVPRSGDKLWENTYESMSQFVVPRSSRKLLEEEDAGIFTVTLFKKAVREFKAKASVHKFTVREFNLEETEKQRQEMSRLSVEKKEQYGTFVRWLKVNFREVFVAWIHIKALRVYAESVLRYGLPVSFQTLLLQPEKKHVKRLREELQFSFTHLDPTAAASKSDMSLDIPGVNSGQQEYYSYICYSININLQGCS, encoded by the exons ATGGGTTATATCACTGAATGGAGACTTTATTGTGAG CTTTTGAAGCATAAAGAGCAGAGGGGCCGGAGCGGGGAAGTGGGCGAGGACGTCATGTCAGAGTTCTGGCTGATCTCAGTTCCTCTGGACATAGCCAGTTCCCAGTCTTTGGAAAAGTTCAAACGGGCTGCAGCCAAAGCCGGCCTCGGGAGCAGCTTCAGATTCCACATGCCTGAACTGAAG GTGGGCACTCTGGATGTGTTGCTGGGTGTGGCTGATGATCTCTCCAGGCTGGACACACATGCAGAAGG TGTGATGCAGAAGACCTCCCAATGTATGGCTGAAGTCATGGAGCACTTCAACGACAAACTCCTGGAGAACGCTCTGGCAAATGGAG TGGAACTGGCTACATATTTAACAAAGTTCCAGTGGGACAGAGCCAAGTACCCCACTGCCCTGTCCGTAAAATCACTGACCGAGATTATCTCCAAG CAAGTGTCTCAGGTGGAGATGGAGCTGAAGTCCCGCAGTGCTGCGTACAGTAGCGTGAAAGCCAGCCTGCAAGGCTTTGAGCAGAGAACTGA GGGAAGCCTGCAGACCCGCACTTTAGCTGGCATCGTGAAAAAAGAGGATTTGGTCCTCAACTCGGAGTACCTCACCACCTTACTGGTAGTGGTGCCCAG GTCAGGTGATAAGCTTTGGGAGAACACCTATGAATCCATGTCCCAGTTTGTAGTTCCTCGTTCCAGCAG GAAGTTGCTGGAAGAAGAGGATGCTGGGATTTTCACAGTGACGCTGTTTAAAAAGGCCGTCCGTGAATTCAAAGCTAAAGCCAGTGTTCACAA attcACAGTTCGAGAGTTTAACTTGGAGGAAACAGAGAAGCAGAGACAGGAAATGAGCCGGCTTAGTGTGGAAAAGAAAGAGCAGTAT GGAACGTTTGTGCGCTGGCTGAAGGTGAATTTCAGAGAGGTGTTTGTGGCCTGGATCCACATCAAGGCTCTCCGAGTGTATGCGGAGTCAGTTCTCAG GTATGGCTTGCCGGTCAGTTTCCAGACTCTTCTTCTGCAGCCAGAGAAGAAGCATGTGAAGCGactgagagaggagctccaattCTCATTCACACACCTGGACCCTACAGCAGCAGCCAGCAAATCAGAT ATGTCTCTTGACATCCCAGGAGTTAACAGCGGACAGCAGGAGTACTACTCATACATCTGCTACTCCATCAACATTAACCTGCAGGGCTGCAGCTAG